A genomic region of Bactrocera dorsalis isolate Fly_Bdor chromosome 3, ASM2337382v1, whole genome shotgun sequence contains the following coding sequences:
- the LOC105232936 gene encoding putative inorganic phosphate cotransporter: protein MVTTRRFSLEPSGKFKGKTIGFRHLQCLLISLGFSLLFAMRVNLSVAIVAMMDNKGSNPDFTEYHWSQQTKSHILSSFFCGYILVQIPAGGWARRFGGRLLLLLSVTLSSIFALITPLSVSLGGWQLLCMLRFCQGLCQGVTLPTIATLMSKWAPIEERSALQTYCYSGAQLGIVVMLATSGVLCSSSWGWPSTFYLPGLLGLAWSCLWLVFGASTPRHCKHISAGERAMIEESLGHDTKSAEFAKTHAVPWKQIFTSKPFLVLIFNHCTNNWCFWTLLTQIPSYINSVLGKDIKSNALLSSLPYIAMLALSMICCPLASWLEKSKLLNATVSRKIFNTIGQWIPVVTLVSLGYLQPDQGDLAIILLTVTVAINTIGHFGYAVNHLDLAPNFAGTLMGIVNCSANVMSIIAPLVVGYIVTDTTNVYQWRIIFTVAGGMSFSGNLMFLIFGTAKQQPWNNPPQIVQEAEPLKSLSVDAEKLEKVQEKV from the exons ATGGTGACAACACGACGATTTTCGCTTGAGCCGAGTGGCAAGTTCAAGGGTAAGACGATAGGATTTAGACACTTGCAATGTCTGCTCATATCCTTGGGCTTCAGTTTGCTCTTCGCCATGCGTGTAAATCTCTCTGTGGCCATTGTGGCTATGATGGACAACAAGGGCTCGAATCCAGACTTTACG GAATACCATTGGTCACAGCAGACGAAATCACATATACTGAGCAGTTTCTTCTGCGGTTACATTTTAGTGCAGATACCGGCCGGTGGTTGGGCGCGTCGCTTCGGTGGACGCTTACTTCTGTTACTCAGTGTCACGCTTAGCAGCATTTTCGCGCTAATCACACCGCTTAGTGTCAGTTTGGGCGGTTGGCAACTATTATGTATGCTGCGCTTCTGTCAGGGCCTGTGTCAAGGCGTTACGCTGCCGACCATAGCAACGCTGATGTCCAAATGGGCACCGATTGAAGAGCGTAGTGCCTTACAAACTTACTGCTATTCTGGCGCTCAATTGGGCATAGTTGTGATGTTGGCCACCAGCGGTGTGCTTTGCTCTTCGTCCTGGGGTTGGCCTAGCACTTTCTACCTACCCGGTTTATTGGGTTTAGCTTGGTCGTGCCTATGGTTGGTGTTCGGTGCAAGCACACCACGCCATTGCAAGCACATTTCGGCGGGTGAGCGTGCCATGATCGAGGAGTCGTTGGGTCACGACACGAAGAGCGCTGAATTCGCTAAAACACATGCTGTGCCGTGGAAGCAAATATTCACGTCGAAACCATTTTTGGTGTTGATCTTCAATCATTGTACAAATAATTGGTGTTTCTGGACGCTACTCACACAAATACCCTCGTACATTAACAGCGTACTCGGCAAGGACATCAAGAGTAATGCTCTGCTCTCGTCGCTCCCTTACATCGCTATGTTGGCGTTGTCTATGATCTGCTGTCCGCTAGCGAGTTGGttggaaaaatcgaaattgCTGAATGCAACCGTGAGTCGTAAGATTTTCAATACAATTGGTCAATGGATACCGGTCGTCACGCTTGTATCGCTCGGCTATCTGCAGCCGGATCAAGGCGATTTGGCAATCATTTTGTTAACCGTAACTGTTGCCATCAATACAATTGGTCACTTCGGCTATGCGGTGAACCATCTGGACTTGGCGCCCAACTTCGCCGGCACCCTTATGGGCATAGTCAACTGTTCGGCTAATGTGATGAGTATCATAGCGCCGTTGGTGGTGGGTTACATCGTCACCGATACG ACAAACGTCTACCAGTGGCGCATAATCTTCACAGTGGCTGGCGGCATGAGCTTTTCAGGCAATCTAATGTTCCTGATTTTCGGTACCGCCAAACAACAACCATGGAATAATCCACCACAAATCGTGCAGGAAGCGGAACCGCTCAAGAGTTTAAGCGTTGATgcagagaagttggaaaaagtGCAAGAGAAGGTTTAA